The window TGACTATTCAGAAACAACAGCGGTGTGAGAATAGCAAAGACCGATAACCCATATATGAGAGTTTGgatcaagaagaagaagaagaagaagaaggttggtTGATTGGTCCCATTGATTccgaagagaaaagaaaagatgtttgAGCCACAACAGCTATACACTCGCGCGAAGACCGAGGAATTCGACCTCGAATCAGGAGAAACCCTCTACCCAGGGCTGAGCGTCGGCGAGAACCAGCTCCGATGGGGTTTCATCCGCAAGGTCTACGGCATCCTCTCCGCGCAGATCGTCCTCACCACCCTCGTCTCCGTCACCACCGTTTTCTATACTCCAATCAATGACCTCCTCAAGGGCAATTCCACCCTCCTCCTCATCCTCCTCTTCCTTCCCTTCATCTGTACGTCTCCCTCATTCCTTATTCCAGTTATTGTCCGCTTTGATGCTTGTGTCAGAGGAGTATGTTTATAAATTATCCTTGTTCGGAGTTGAAGGTCGTGGGTTTCTCcgctaacaaaaaaattaaccattaacatttgccgataaaaaaataaataaattatgcttGTTCTCGGTTACTAAGCAATGTTGGAATTTTTAGGGTTTGGAACAATTTTATAGATCTCTGATTAGGGATCTGAAATTATTTTGCAGTTTTGATTCCCCTGTTGAAGTACCAGCAGAAGCATCCTCATAATTACATCTTGCTTGCACTCTTCACCGTGTCGATCAGTTCCACCATCGGAGTCACCTGTGCCAACACCGAcggttcgttttttttttttttttcgatttgtAGAAATTGATGGAGGTTAAATGAAGGGTTTTAAATTGTTGATCTGAAATGAATGTGAAATGCAGGGAAAATTGTGCTTGAGGCTTTGATTTTGACCTCCGCTGTGGTTTCATCTCTTACTGGCTATGCCTTTTGGGCGTCCAAGAAGGGCAAGGATTTTAGCTTCCTTGGCCCAATATTGTTCACCTCCCTCATTACTCTCATCCTCACTGGCATGATGCAGGTCCCTCTCTTATTTCCTCTTaactaatcattttttttatgtaaaatttcatGATGAGTGCATTATGTATGTTTATGATGGATGGAAAAATGTTTTATAGACACCCATTATGCTATAAGacacctagagatagagaaaaaagagaggaaaatatAGGTATTATAGGGTTTATGATGTGAtaggaagagagaaatgaaagGTGTTGGTGGGGCGTTTAAAATAAGTGGGTGTTTGTGTATCATTGCTCATGATGGATGCTTTGCTTGCCATTTTCCTCTGGCTTAATATCTATGTATATGATGGATGCAGATGTTCTTCCCTCTTGGACCTACTGCCCATGCTATCTATGGTGCAATTGGTGCTATGATATTCTCTGGCTACATTGTGTATGACACTGACAACCTGATCAAGCGTTTCACTTATGATGAGTACATTGGAGCCTCTGTTACTCTTTATCTTGACATACTCAACCTCTTCCTTTCCATCTTAAGGATCCTCAGGGAGGCAAATAATTAGTCATATCGAGGTTGAGTAATACcaaacaaattcaaaaagaCTATGttgcttctttatttttattttttgtgactATGTTGCTTCTTTATAGTATACCGTAGGAAGTATTGTGAAACATAATAACACCGTGCTTCTCTTGTACTCCCTTACAGCTTATGATACTTTTGATGACATGAAATTTAAAGCTTTACAATTGTATGTATGCGTGATATAAGAATCTCCCTTGCGAAATATTTTCTGTTTGCTTTGTTTGAAGTGAGTTGTCTATCAATTTAATGCTATGTATACAGTAGTATATGGCATATCGTAGCACCACCGAGCATTGTGTCAACAAAATTGTTTAGGTACAATGTGTATGATAACTCTGTAATGTTGACCTCGCTAATTTTGCTCAGGGTCGTACAATCCACTATTATTTGATACACTGCCCAATTGCATATTTTCAATGAGTGTTAACATGACATTCTTTAACATTCCTTTCAATACACTCTCGTACTCTCTCCTGTTACTAGTTTGGGAATGAGATCAATCAAATAGAGAACTCAATCTGAGACCTACATGTGTAGTGAAATCTATATAAATTTCACTCAATAAGAAAAAGTGTTTTTGGCATTTCTCTAACTTGAAACATGAATTTGTGCAGTCAACTGCTTAAGTTTTTTGCGTATTGAATGTTTGGCCATATAACAAGTAATATTGGAAAATAATACAAGTTGTTTTTGAGTTAATCGCCTACAGATTACAGAAGTTTATGCTGTCGGTTACTTTCCAATTTAACCATTGCTAAGTTTTCTAAGATAGAATCATAGTCAACCAACATTTGATTTCTGTAATAAGAACCATGCCATATACATTTTCACGTTTTTCCAGCCAAAGATAGAAGCTTCTAGTCAAAGGAACTTTGAACACCCAATAATGCTACTACGTGCACTCTTCCTGTATTGCAAAAAGTACGTAGGGGAATCTTGACTAGAAAAATGCTCAAACGAAAGGCTATAAGCTATCAGGTCTTGGatctaaataattatactaaAATTTTGAGTTAAATAACGAATTGATAGTAATTATGTGCCAATGAATTGCAATTGCACTAATGTTTCTATAATTATTCATCCAAgttgtcataattttttcatCACATCAATTAGCATATTaattacaaaagaattctcaccAAAAGGAGAAAAGCTTGTAAAAAAGGTCCATAAACCATTGCAAGACGTACAATACTCGGGAGAACTAGTTACTGTAGAAGAAAAATGGTTTACTCTTATTATTATGGTTTATCAATTTAGACTGCTTCTGGGGGAAAAGTCACAAAGGTCTCGTGACACAAAAGTTTGTGTTTATATCTCTCCCACAGTCCCACTAGAAAATTCCTAGAGAGAACCCTAACCCCTTCTAGGGTGGAAAACTTCAATAGGTCTCCTACTGTAGGAAACAAATGTAGTCCGTTTGATATGGTCTCTTTACAATCAAGAGCTAAGATAAATGAGGGACTACCATAGACATCTTGTACcggaataaattttaaaaaataatattagagtCCTCTTCTCCTTTCACCGACCCTCACCAATCCACCCTCTTCAATACCTTCTCCTCCGCCGGAAAATAATAAAGCATGTTTTTCTTCTgggtttattttgaatttagatAGATAATGATTGCTCTATAATCaagaacaaatattttattgttttcaagtACGGCTTATATCGCAGAAGATCGCCAGGATACTAATCTGACATTCAAAGTTCAATAAGGAAAACAAAATCGTTAAAGAGCAGCTCAACCCACCAATAGGAAGGATTGGGGTGCAAATCACCCAATCTAAACCAATTCATACGCATAGAAGAAAGTCTTAACGCGACTTCTTAAAATCATAGAGCTCTCTCCCCACATCATTAAAAATCAAGGATAATAAAAGGCAATGACCTTAAGAGATGGCATGCAAACAACGACTACTAGTAACTCTAAAGAGGCAAAGCTTATCGCAACATTTTCTAGAAAGATTTTTTATACACCTAAGTTTTTTATACcctttaatttatgattaagaGTTAAGTCATCAAGATTATCGATATGGAATGAAtgagtttataaattacaagttATGAACTCACGAATTGGATTGTTCACGAACAAAAAGATTTTGTGAGAAGAATCATTCACATGGTGCTCGAGTCTCCTAGGATTTAATAAATTCCTTCAACATATTCAAAcagcaaaattaacaaaattcttTTACGCAAACGTAATATTTCAAAACTACCTCTATCTGCTAAGTCATGTTTAAACTCATTAGTTAATGTGGTAACCTTTTGAAATGTCTACTGTGACAAATAATACAACAATGATGacattcatttaattacaaGACTGAATAAAAGGTTCCTATTGTCAGCTCTGTCTGGCTGTTTAATGTTTAAGTATGCAATGTTTAGGGAGAGAAAAGGCTTAGCCTATTGCATACCCGTCTACCATGTTAATATAAATGCAGACAATTACAAGATGCTGCCAGCTTAATACTACTAAATAAATTCATACTGAAGTGCAGCTGACATATCAGTAATAAGGTGGCTCCATATGACATGATTATACAAATCCTTTTTAAAATAGCAGTTGCAAATAACTGAACATGCCTTCCTGTAAAAAGGTACACCGAATATGGTGTGCAAGAACCTTCCTCAAAGAGGATGAAGAATCCACAAGAACTTACAAATTAAACTTTCAACTGGTGTCCACCTTCAGACTTAAGCTTGTATAAGAcgtaaaaaacaatttatttacattgttaatttataagaaagaattATACACTTAATAAGCAATTTGTGTTTAATAATTAAAGCATCAATGATATGAACCCACAATCTGCTCATTATTTGGCAgcctcatcatcatcttcaatatCCCAACTCAGATCCTCATCTTCGTCTGCCACACTCAATCTCTTCCGCAAATCAATCCTACTTGTGGCCCCTTTACTCTCATCATTGCTTTCAATATCTTCAATTTCATCCCAGCCAATGTCTTCTTCCCCAGGCATTGAAGGCTGGCTTGAAACAACTGAAATATCACTGTCTTTGCACGAACCATTGTTATCGTTATCTGTCTTCCCTTCTGATGCCTCTTTCTCTTCACATTTAACATCCAACTTATCTCCACTGCTACTTACATTCTCAGGTACATTAGATGACACATTCTCCGACTTATCatcaacatcagttttcaatTCAGGAGCAGAAACACTCTTTCCATCATCCTCTATCTCCAAATCCTTCTTCCTAATCTGAACATTCTCAACAACCTTGCCATCATCCTTCTTCCCAGCCTGAACATTCTCAACATCACCACCATCCATGGCACCGTCACCAGATTTTCCCTCCTTCACCTCTGAAACGCTACGGGTATCACCTAAAGGCTCATACCCATCATTACcaccttcatcatcatcatcaaaatccCAGGTCAAATCCTCCTCTTCATCCCCGGAAATTGCACGCTTCACGAGCTTAGCCCTCGTATCCTCAGCTTGCCTCAGCTTATCCAGCCTATAAAAATACCTGCTCCAGAAACTCTCATCATCAATCCTACTAGGCACAACCTTCTCATAAATCTCATCAACAACTTCATTCTCTTCAATCAAATTCCGAATCTCCTCACTCTTCTCATTCACCTCAAACCCTAATTTCCACTCATTGAAATTCCCCAAATCCTCAGGCTCTTCCAAATAGGTATTCACATCACACTGAAGCGCACGCACCAGCGTATCAAACCTACTATACCGTTTCAAATCCAAACCACGATCACTGCTACCACTACCGCTCAACAGTTTCTTGCTAGCATTGTTATTATCGTAATTGCTCGAATCGAAAGAATCGGAATCGAAATCAGAGGCTAAGAGAGAGTCCCTACCGTGAGAGATAATCTGCGCTGTCGAGTTCCAAACGGTGCTGCCAATGTCATCGATGGCTTGGCCGACGGACTCAAGCGACTCCTGCGCCACCGACGCACCGACGTCCAGCGACGCCGGCAGGTCTTGGACGGCGCGTGAGGCGGCTTCGCGTATCACCGCCGTTTCCTTCCTCAAACCGGACCCGAATTCCTCGAGATCGCGACGGTAGTTCTCGAGGACGGACTCGGATTTCGAGGCGAGGGTTTGGATGAGGCCGCCGAAGCTCCACGCGGAGTCGTGGTGGCTCTGAGGCGGATCGGGGTTGTCCGATTCGGCCGGAGGAGAGTCGGGCTCGTCGGGCTCGTCGGCGAAGACGGACTTGAAAAAGTTCATGGCGTGGTGCTTAGGCTGTGTATGGATTTGGAGGAAAGTAGAAAGGGTTTATTATGAATTGTGGATTTTGCGCACGGAGAATGGATGTGTGTGTATATGATTGTGGATTTATAATATGATGTGATATGATGCATGTGGAATCGCTTTCACGTCGATCGCATCACATCCATccaattattcaaaattttcctTCTAGTTCTACTTCAATGCCATCTTCCATTTCAAACCACTCCTTTTTAGTTTAGGCGCTGCGTCACTAAATCACCTCATTACCAGGATTTTGCGTTCGGTTATGGTAGacttagatattttattttttaaaataaaatttgtttttgtgtACAAAAATTGCTTTCATctctaattttacaaaaatgttatttatcttaatattcttattgaaCGGaacattaaaaacataataaaaaggaaataaataaataataattttattaagtcAAAAGTTAAAACGagaattctttataattaatgaaaatactctcttcatttcaaatttattaatgtttaaattttttcacataaattaagaaaaacaataaataagctggttaattttttttttaccaaaatatctttaatatCTTCTCAATagctataaatatatattaattatttttaaaatttagtgtaGGGAACAaaattggataatttttttaacacttcattaaaaattgaaaacaatttttttaatgttaaaatcaATCTATTTGAAATAAAAGGAATAGTAAATTAaggatttgaaatttttaaaagtacAATGTAATTTGTTACGAAAATAAACTGCACGAAAACTAAAGTGAACGGCTCTGattttttaaagtgaaaatattggttaaaataaatttgacggAAAGCACGGAATAACGTTGAGTCGTTGATTTACCTTTTCGTACCTTTCGTGTAAGCTATTCTTCGTAATATTaagcattttttcattttcaaattaaaaaatgtatgttgaataTGGGATATATGATTTGTACATTTATGATGACCTCGCACAGTTATTTTAGAATGTTGTTAGATCTTGATGTAAGTTTAATTAGAAACGATACAAGTAAATTCAGTAAAACAAGCCAAAGTATACGGCACGCATTgttgattttaaaatacaagaaataggaatcaatatcaatataacTATGAATACAACTTAAGGTCCCTCATATTCATGTTTTTACTAacacaaatttatgaaaaatacataACTATGAAATTTCTGATTATGTTAGATTCTGAACAAAAAGTAGCAGTATAAATGTTGATAACAACCTTTTAGTTGTCATTTTCATGCAATTTAAGTAACTATCAATGCTATTAAGCAGGATCCAATTTATCATTCATTGAATTATGTGGTTGAAAAGTAGATATATATGAGAAACACCACTTacattttttcttaacttataaaaaaacgtAAATGACATTacctttgttatttttaaaaaatgattaaatatgtttttattctcaaAAAATATCATGTTAGTTTTAGTCTTagtaaaaatttaatacaattgTAGTCTTTACATTCACTCAAAAACACATATTTTTAATccctgataaaaaaaactaaaactatatCACTTTTACTAAATATAAGGATAAGgattataaacaaattaaaaaaaaaacaaccaacgtttcaaaatgttttaaagggtaaaaaaatactttatccttaaaaaataataaaaataatcatagtTGGGATATAATACACTTTAATTACTTGTACAACTTTATCTTCTCTATTGTACTCCATCCGCAAGCACGACTTACATTACGTAAAAAACTTTACACTAGTTTGGTAATTATCATATCAATTTGCACTATTATATTCGTTAAAACTTCTCAGAAAATCCTTTGATGTATGATAGGAAGAAGCAACAATGATTACAGCACCATCACCATCTATCCATAGGTCATAACAGAATTTGTTGTCCTCGAAACAAAGTCTGTGTCCTCTGTTCGTAACAATGTACCTCATGAAGGGTGTTAGATTTTGTAAAGAGAACTGAGAATGATGAGAAGAATGTTAGTTCATCTGTGCAACAAATACACTCCCAATGGCATCTTCACTATACCAGTATGAAAGCTCGATAATTTTAATTCAGTTTGTTTTACAAACACATAGTTGGTGTCTTGTCCACATAAAAACTCATGGACCTTTTATGTTTCCTATAAACAGAAACATGAAATCCTTGCAGCAAATTAGCTTTGGATATACAGGTCACAAAAGGACTTGTTACAAAATCACACACAGCTgcagtagaaaaaaaattaacttagatCGATAGTCTTTCAATTTCCTTGATGATAAACTCCTTTTCCTCCTCAAATTGTTCATCTTCTGAACctgaaaaaaaggtgaaagagcTCATACCTGTGACTTATAGAAGAACACTTTTATTTAAGGGTTCGGAAACTAAATGGAAATTCAGAACAACATTATGTAATCGTAGGTTTCAAATTAAGTAATTACTAAACGTGTTATAACCTTTTCCTGGGGACAGATTATGAAGCAAATCTAGTAGCTTCTCCTGGTTCTtcgacaaaataatttttacttcgCGAGGCTTATTAGGATTAGCAACAAAAACCTAAATAAACACGTgagaaaagatcaaaacaaatatATGATCATCTCCACAACAAAATGTTATGTTGTAGGGTATATttcttcagaaaataaaaacctttGTCAATTAGATTAAATGcattaaaacaatttatatatgtaatctGCCATTAACCAAATTCCCAAGTCATTGCTACTAACATGGTAAATACAAGACTTCTCCAGTTCTCAACGGATGCCAAACTTTACAAAGAGGATTGGATACCCCCATTTACAAAATATTAGCAGGCACGATCTGGTTCGAATATTACATCCACAAAAGGATAAGCTCATTGTATAACTTAAAAGCATGAAGAGGGAAAATTCACCTTGAAAATGTGGAAAGCTGATAACtgaatatttttacttgaatccTGCTCAACCCCAAATATTACAAATAAACACAGTTAGcagaagataaggtaaaaaaaaaaaaagcaatgatTTTTATGGAAACTTGAAAAAACAAGCATAACATagccacccccccccccccctttctcACTGAATTAGTCCTCTTCTCACATGAACCAACCACCTTTAGAAAATTTTCACCACTATCTCCTAAATAGGTGCTAGTTTAACTTTATCTTGGATACATCCTTATCTGCATTATCCTcaccttttaaatttcattgGCACTCCATTTCCAAATATTCATTACCATCCAACATCCATAAACACttatatttgtgattttttagtgaaaatgatGTACATGAGTCAGTGTTATCAATGGCAGAACATCGTGGAAGGCCAAAACTCTGCCATATAAACACACCATTGCACCTTATGGCGGGCCTTCCTTCACAAATTGTCTATAGCAGTTGACAAAAAATCCGCCACACCATTCCGCCATTTAATGAGACTCAGGtgtatatttcaattttcacaCTAATAATATTACAGTATTACATATAAGTATATAACCAAACTGACCAGATGTTGTTAATCAACTATGAAatcatcaaaagaaaatgtgttCAAACAGTGTTTCTCTACTTGATAAATCATTTGAGATAAAGCATACCACAGAAATTTGGAACTGAGAAATTACATGCAAGTGGTTATGGTAatgatataaaacaaaaaaaagtaaaaccgaggtaggagataagataaaatactCTTCACTATATGTGCAAATTACAGCTAACAGAGAAACCAAGCTATACAACACTTAACAGAAACAAGGAAAATGTTCAGTTGTGCATAGCATATTGCATATATCATGAATAGTGTAGCAAGTAAACACATAAACTGAGCATCATGTAAGCATGCCCATTAGTCAATGGGTAGAAAGGAGAATATGATACAATTACACAGGGTTATGAGAAGTTATACCCTCAACAATGTCATCATGACTTTCAAGTAACGAACTTCTAAGATGTACTGCTTCATTATCTGGGAATTAGgagattccaaaagaaattCCGAGAGAAGCTAAAATTCATagaaatttaattgttaaattcaCATAAATAAAACTATGATTGGGAAACAAAAACACCGAAAATTGTTGCCAGAACAAACCTTCAAAGACTGCCTCCTTGTGACATAATTAGGAGATGTCAAGAGTTTCTCATATAGATCAAAGAACTGGGAACATAAAGTCCTATTAGAAAAGCTGAAATGTAATATGGGAGATAAAACCACACCAATCATTCAATTTGCAATATGCACTATGTACACGTTCAAATATGAGGATATGAACACTTAATTATATCATAGAGAACAGAACAGTTAATCGATGAATTTATTTTCCAAACGATTTCCTGGGGTATAAATATtagataaacattttttttctcaatcagCACAAAAGTGCTGCCTTGATATGGCCAAATCAGATAAATATGTCAAGGAGGAAACAAACCTCATCATAGTGAGCTGTCAAAAATTCAGAGACCACGTTTACATGCTTAGTAAGAAGATCCTGCAAAGAATATCCATAGGAATGTATGAAGTGTCATGTAGAACTTTAAAATCATCAGTAAGACCAATAATGGGAATTAAAAGGGGGGATGATTCTGATCTGACCTTAAAGGTAGAAAATGCATCAGATGCAACATCAAAGTTAGGCAACTCTACAAATTTAAAGAACAGCACAAAACTTGCAGATTCCAATATGTATCTGAAAAACACTCAAAAAATACACAGTTAAAACAGTGTAATTGACTTGGCTTCTAAATAGACTATATACAAACACCAGACTCAAAATGCACATTAGTGATAATCATCTGTTAAATTTTTACTTCTAAAATAACttaaaccccccccccccccccaatcccTTTAAGAAATGAATTTTATCATCCTCAAGCCCAACCTCAAGAAATTGTCCTGTTGTAATCTCCTTAAGACTGTAATGTAAGTATGGAATTACAAATAGAAACCCATAGCGATCTTGGAGGCTGGAACACCAACAATTAACAAGAATGCCAGCTCTAACAGAACCACATTCAAGCATTGCAATTATGCCAACATATTGCACTATATTTATTGTGATAATGCAGAAAAATCTATGTTTTTTCCCTTATAATATAAAAGAATCTCTTATTTAATCCACTTTAAGCCCAATAAAACAATTCCAGTAACAAAAATGCACATCAAATCTTGGCATGATCAATCTGAGCCCACAACAAACATGGAAGATATCAAAGATATGAAAAATTAGGAAGAAGACCAAAAACAACAACCCAAGATATCTTACCTTGCAAGTGATGGAAATTTGATGCACTCCCTCAACATTATGCCACAGCTCAAGGCAATATCTTTGTTATCATAGCTGCTTGGAAACACATATAGAGATGTTTTGAGCAACtgtttaaatttatcatatttgagAAGATTGATCACATAACTATGAAATTGTTTACTTATTGGGCAGTGAAATTAAATGTGCTGTAGATTGCTTAAGATACCTGATTTTAAAAAACTCAGCTTCG of the Glycine max cultivar Williams 82 chromosome 13, Glycine_max_v4.0, whole genome shotgun sequence genome contains:
- the LOC100815605 gene encoding uncharacterized protein LOC100815605, with the translated sequence MSFSFFKALRPKTPQEVAKSIKESLMALDTKTVVEVKALEKALEEVEKNFVTMRTMLSGDGESEPNLDQVSQLVEEICKEDVLTLLIHKLPILGWEARKDLVHCWSILLKHKVETNYYCVEYIEQHIELLDFLVVCYDNKDIALSCGIMLRECIKFPSLARYILESASFVLFFKFVELPNFDVASDAFSTFKDLLTKHVNVVSEFLTAHYDEFFDLYEKLLTSPNYVTRRQSLKLLSEFLLESPNSQIMKQYILEVRYLKVMMTLLRDSSKNIQLSAFHIFKVFVANPNKPREVKIILSKNQEKLLDLLHNLSPGKGSEDEQFEEEKEFIIKEIERLSI
- the LOC100815605 gene encoding uncharacterized protein isoform X1; protein product: MSFSFFKALRPKTPQEVAKSIKESLMALDTKTVVEVKALEKALEEVEKNFVTMRTMLSGDGESEPNLDQVSQLVEEICKEDVLTLLIHKLPILGWEARKDLVHCWSILLKHKVETNYYCVEYIEQHIELLDFLVVCYDNKDIALSCGIMLRECIKFPSLARYILESASFVLFFKFVELPNFDVASDAFSTFKDLLTKHVNVVSEFLTAHYDEFFDLYEKLLTSPNYVTRRQSLKLLSEFLLESPNSQIMKQYILEVRYLKVMMTLLRDSSKNIQLSAFHIFKVQKMNNLRRKRSLSSRKLKDYRSKLIFFLLQLCVIL
- the LOC100817191 gene encoding protein DOS2, whose translation is MNFFKSVFADEPDEPDSPPAESDNPDPPQSHHDSAWSFGGLIQTLASKSESVLENYRRDLEEFGSGLRKETAVIREAASRAVQDLPASLDVGASVAQESLESVGQAIDDIGSTVWNSTAQIISHGRDSLLASDFDSDSFDSSNYDNNNASKKLLSGSGSSDRGLDLKRYSRFDTLVRALQCDVNTYLEEPEDLGNFNEWKLGFEVNEKSEEIRNLIEENEVVDEIYEKVVPSRIDDESFWSRYFYRLDKLRQAEDTRAKLVKRAISGDEEEDLTWDFDDDDEGGNDGYEPLGDTRSVSEVKEGKSGDGAMDGGDVENVQAGKKDDGKVVENVQIRKKDLEIEDDGKSVSAPELKTDVDDKSENVSSNVPENVSSSGDKLDVKCEEKEASEGKTDNDNNGSCKDSDISVVSSQPSMPGEEDIGWDEIEDIESNDESKGATSRIDLRKRLSVADEDEDLSWDIEDDDEAAK
- the LOC100499906 gene encoding BI1-like protein-like (The RefSeq protein has 2 substitutions compared to this genomic sequence); translation: MFEPQQLYTRAKTEEFDLESGETLYPGLSVGENQLRWGFIRKVYGILSAQIVLTTLVSVTTVFYTPINDLLKGNSTLLLILLFLPFIFLIPLLKYQQKHPHNYILLALFTVSISSTIGVTCANTDGKIVLEALILTSAVVSSLTGYAFWASKKGKDFSFLGPILFTSLITLILTGMMQMFFPLGPTAHAIYGAIGAMIFSGYIVYDTDNLIKRFTYDEYIGASVTLYLDILNLFLSTLRILTEANN